A region from the Terriglobia bacterium genome encodes:
- a CDS encoding M20/M25/M40 family metallo-hydrolase produces the protein MANVPSAAESRTSAQISATQQVERIAALAPVEAAAAWFLAHEEQLIARQMEVTRIPAPPFGESARAEWLAARFRELGLEDVHIDDIGNVIGIRPGLATQNEPKYMAITAHIDTVFPAGTGLNMRREGNRLYGPGVSDNSAGITALLALAGALGHADIRTEWPLAFLGNVGEEGEGDVRGMRYLFAEPRWRDAIAATLVLDGAGTDTIVTEALGSKRFLVTVFGPGGHSWSDFGTPNPIVVLARAIDQFSRTPVPASPKTAFNIGVITGGTSVNSIPESASIKVDIRSVAGEQVERLERALRDSIERAVTQEPRPNFGGRSPSGLSADIKLIGSRPAARLNSDSPMLAVVQAVDALLDNNARLQRASTDANIPLSQGREAVAIGAGGAGGGAHTLHEWYDPTGRDLGLRRILLIALAVAGVGE, from the coding sequence ATGGCCAACGTCCCTTCTGCCGCGGAGTCCCGAACCTCGGCGCAAATCTCCGCCACGCAACAAGTGGAGCGGATTGCGGCGCTGGCGCCGGTGGAAGCCGCCGCCGCCTGGTTTCTCGCCCACGAAGAGCAGCTCATCGCGCGACAGATGGAGGTGACGCGCATCCCCGCCCCGCCGTTCGGCGAGTCCGCGCGCGCCGAGTGGCTGGCGGCACGTTTCCGCGAGCTCGGCCTCGAAGACGTGCACATCGACGACATCGGCAACGTGATCGGCATCCGACCCGGGCTCGCGACCCAGAACGAGCCCAAGTACATGGCGATCACCGCGCACATTGATACCGTTTTTCCCGCCGGCACCGGCTTGAATATGCGCCGCGAAGGCAATCGCCTGTACGGCCCCGGCGTATCGGACAACAGCGCCGGCATCACCGCTCTGCTGGCGCTGGCGGGCGCGCTGGGCCATGCCGACATTCGCACCGAATGGCCGCTGGCGTTCCTCGGCAATGTCGGCGAGGAGGGAGAAGGCGATGTGCGCGGCATGCGCTACCTATTCGCCGAGCCGCGCTGGCGCGACGCGATCGCGGCCACGCTCGTGCTCGACGGCGCCGGCACCGACACCATCGTCACCGAAGCGCTCGGCAGCAAGCGGTTCCTGGTAACCGTCTTCGGTCCCGGCGGTCACTCCTGGAGCGACTTCGGCACGCCCAATCCGATCGTTGTTCTGGCCCGCGCGATTGACCAGTTTTCGCGCACGCCCGTTCCCGCCTCGCCGAAAACCGCGTTTAACATCGGGGTGATCACCGGCGGGACCTCGGTGAACTCGATTCCCGAGTCGGCCAGCATCAAGGTGGACATTCGCTCCGTCGCGGGTGAGCAAGTGGAACGCCTGGAGCGCGCGCTGCGTGACTCCATCGAGCGCGCCGTCACGCAGGAGCCGCGCCCCAACTTCGGCGGGCGCTCGCCGAGCGGACTTTCCGCCGACATCAAGCTGATCGGCAGCCGTCCTGCGGCGCGCCTTAACTCCGACAGCCCGATGCTCGCGGTGGTGCAGGCGGTGGACGCGCTGCTCGACAATAACGCCCGCCTGCAACGCGCCTCCACGGACGCCAATATTCCGCTCTCGCAGGGCCGCGAAGCGGTGGCGATCGGCGCCGGCGGCGCGGGCGGCGGCGCGCACACGCTGCACGAGTGGTACGACCCGACGGGACGAGATCTCGGCTTGCGGCGCATTCTGCTCATCGCGCTTGCGGTGGCCGGAGTTGGGGAATGA
- a CDS encoding LeuA family protein gives MVNCSDLIYDWNNVPGPEFKPSGPVLLNDESLRDGLQSPSVRDPSIAEKIEILHLMEALGINSVDIGLPGAGPRAVEHATALAREIVNHKMRIKANCAARTHENDIRPIAEISQKTGLEIEAATFIGSSPIRRYTEGWSDDFLLKTTERAVKYAVSLGLPVMYVTEDTTRCDPETVQRLYSTAIDCGARAIVICDTCGHATPMGALHLVRFIVKEVVVPSGMMIRVDWHGHCDRGMALANSMAALMGGVHCVHACGLGIGERVGNTQMDQMLVNLRLMGIPPWNGQDLSRLKEYCQAIAHATGLPIPRNYPVVGDDAYRTGTGVHAAAVIKAYKKNDVELANNVYSGVPAHYFGLEQIIEIGPMSGKSNITFWLGRHGLQATDEIVERILQRAKRSDRMLTENEILECCQSPVSTTH, from the coding sequence ATCGTGAATTGTTCTGACCTGATTTACGACTGGAACAACGTGCCGGGGCCGGAGTTCAAGCCCAGCGGGCCGGTGCTGCTCAACGACGAATCGCTGCGCGACGGCCTGCAATCGCCCTCGGTGCGCGATCCTTCCATCGCGGAAAAAATCGAGATCCTCCACCTGATGGAGGCGCTGGGCATCAACTCGGTCGACATCGGCCTGCCCGGCGCCGGCCCGCGCGCGGTGGAGCATGCCACGGCGCTGGCACGCGAGATCGTCAACCACAAGATGAGGATCAAGGCGAACTGCGCGGCGCGCACGCACGAGAACGATATCCGCCCCATCGCCGAGATCAGCCAGAAGACCGGCTTGGAAATCGAGGCCGCCACCTTTATCGGCTCCAGTCCCATCCGCCGCTACACCGAAGGCTGGAGCGACGACTTCCTGCTCAAGACCACGGAACGAGCGGTGAAGTACGCGGTGTCGCTCGGCCTGCCCGTTATGTACGTGACCGAGGACACAACCCGCTGTGACCCGGAGACCGTCCAGCGCCTTTACTCGACGGCCATCGATTGCGGGGCGCGGGCCATTGTCATCTGCGACACTTGCGGCCACGCCACGCCCATGGGCGCGCTTCACCTGGTGCGCTTCATCGTCAAGGAGGTCGTGGTCCCGTCGGGCATGATGATCCGCGTGGACTGGCACGGGCATTGCGATCGCGGCATGGCGCTGGCCAACTCCATGGCGGCGCTGATGGGCGGGGTGCACTGCGTGCACGCCTGCGGGCTGGGCATCGGCGAGCGCGTCGGCAACACGCAGATGGACCAGATGCTGGTCAATTTGAGGCTGATGGGAATCCCGCCCTGGAACGGCCAGGACCTGTCCCGGCTGAAGGAGTATTGCCAGGCGATCGCGCACGCCACCGGCCTGCCCATCCCACGCAATTATCCCGTGGTCGGCGACGACGCCTACCGCACCGGCACCGGCGTGCACGCGGCCGCGGTGATCAAGGCGTACAAGAAGAATGACGTCGAGCTCGCCAACAACGTGTACTCCGGCGTGCCTGCGCATTATTTCGGGCTGGAGCAGATCATCGAGATCGGGCCGATGAGCGGCAAGTCCAACATCACCTTCTGGCTGGGGCGCCACGGCCTGCAAGCGACCGACGAAATCGTGGAGCGCATCTTGCAGCGCGCGAAGCGATCCGACCGCATGTTGACGGAAAACGAAATCCTGGAGTGTTGCCAGTCGCCGGTGTCCACCACGCACTAG